The Methanocaldococcus infernus ME region AATAATAAGGCATCATGCAGATACTGATGGATACAGTGGAGGGTTGGCATTAGAGAAGGCTATACTTCCAATTATAGATAAGTTTGCTATAGATGTAGATGCCATCTGGCACTTCTTCAAGAGAAGGCCATCAAAGGCACCATTTTATGAGTTAGAGGATGTGACTAAAGATTTAGTTTACTCTATAGAAGACTCTTTAAAGTTTGGCCAGAAGTTACCTTTAATAGTTTTAATAGATAATGGAAGTACTCATGAAGATATCCCAGCAATATCAAAGGCTAAGGCTTATGGAATAGAGGTTATTGTTATTGACCACCACTTCCCAGGAGAAGTTAAGGATGGGAAGGTAGAGGTTGATGACTATATTGATGCTCATGTTAACCCTTACTTAGTTGGTGGAGACAGTAACTTAACTGCTGGAGTTTTAGGAACAGAGATAGCAAGGATGATAAATCCTGAGGTTGAAGAGCAAATAAAGCATCTTCCAGGAATTGCTGTTGTGGCTGATCATGCTAAAGGTAGAGAGGTAGAGGAATATATAAAAATAGCTCTAAATAGAATAAATGAGCTAAGCCAAAAGTATGGGAAAAAGAGGAAATATGACAGAGAATACTTAGAGAAGATAAGTTTAGCTATGGATTTTGAAGCTTTCTATTTAAGATTTATGGATGGTAAGGGAATAGTTGATGACATCTTAGGAACAAACATAAAAGAGTTTGGAAGGCATGAAGAGCTTATAGATATTCTATATGAGCAAGCTATGAAGATGGTTGAGAGGCAGATGAAAGCAGTTATCCCAGCTTTAAAAACTGAGTTCTTAGAGAATGGAATTATATTGAATACTTTAGATGTTGAAAAGTATGCTCATAAATTCACCTTCCCACCACCAGGAAAAACTACAGGATTTGCTCATGACTATATAGTTAAGAAGTATGGAGAGGATAAGCCAATTATCACCCTATCCTATGGTCCAGACTTTGGAGTTGTTAGAGCCACTGATCCAGTACATGAGAAATATGACTTTAACTTAAACTTAATTGTTAAAAGACTGATGGAAGAGATTCCTGAAGCCTCTGTTGATGGAGGAGGACATGAGTGTGCTGGAAGTTTAAAGTTTGTTGAGGGTTATAGAGATAAGGTTATAGGTAGATTTATAGAGATTATTAGAGAAATGAAACCAAGAAATTAATAATATCTGTCTTTTTTAACATAAAGTTTTTTATAAATTAAAG contains the following coding sequences:
- a CDS encoding DHH family phosphoesterase; translated protein: MIVKCPICEGTGKKIVRYKTCPVCQGTGYIDEFSPKQHMKRVSKRVTYDLDYGEIPCPKCKGEGKIPIYDTCDFCGGSGKVVKCDRCGAIIGKYPDFKDRTLCDKCLKEEEERRKGLRNVYVFDEVATYYDVEPGKFYKGVVTRIEKYGAFINLNEKIRGLLRPRDMVSLKLDDLKVGDEIIVQAVDVRPEKREIDFRYIPLSTYDLIQFEKEVPVSKIKDITENLVEMRDQVVHIIGEVVQIVQTPGPTIFTVTDGTDFTWVAALEIAGLRAHPEVKVGDIIDVIGRVNIREGRLQIERIKLKKLEGEEAEKIKKEIEEEIDKRAEPARDIKFLVESEVLERLRSRMADVAKRIRKAVLDGRPIIIRHHADTDGYSGGLALEKAILPIIDKFAIDVDAIWHFFKRRPSKAPFYELEDVTKDLVYSIEDSLKFGQKLPLIVLIDNGSTHEDIPAISKAKAYGIEVIVIDHHFPGEVKDGKVEVDDYIDAHVNPYLVGGDSNLTAGVLGTEIARMINPEVEEQIKHLPGIAVVADHAKGREVEEYIKIALNRINELSQKYGKKRKYDREYLEKISLAMDFEAFYLRFMDGKGIVDDILGTNIKEFGRHEELIDILYEQAMKMVERQMKAVIPALKTEFLENGIILNTLDVEKYAHKFTFPPPGKTTGFAHDYIVKKYGEDKPIITLSYGPDFGVVRATDPVHEKYDFNLNLIVKRLMEEIPEASVDGGGHECAGSLKFVEGYRDKVIGRFIEIIREMKPRN